A single genomic interval of Melanotaenia boesemani isolate fMelBoe1 chromosome 4, fMelBoe1.pri, whole genome shotgun sequence harbors:
- the soul5l gene encoding endochitinase A → MVFISVFAVLALVASSEGSVGPSTNNSFCTESKECLEYELVCKTDEYEVRHYSPTRWVSTDAEAYFMGVGAAMAFRRLFQYITGANEGGFQMDMTAPVLVKIPEETKMWEPAIYTLNFPLPAAYQDKPPSPTNDKLYFTEMPEMDVYVRSYGGWMLSVTSRLHAHLLTKELERVRASYNHSYHYGVGYDSPLKLLNRHNEVWYVSEGEPVCTDPQEPTPAHTPRPTPTGLSTDSQSNPLPDTLSDLPSLPDTRSDSPSLPDTLSDSPSLPDTLSDSLSLTPSNVSSNTTFNSSQLPSAAPSVPPSKAPVSLPSDLPAEVTFSQPPPSAQSSLDPTTNSSDPLSVSPSLEPQADAGVWNITAHSSVDTRAEHNVEADSDDTQ, encoded by the exons AT GGTTTTCATCTCAGTCTTTGCTGTTTTAGCCCTTGTGGCTTCATCTGAAGGCAGTGTTGG aCCGAGTACCAACAACAGCTTCTGCACAGAGTCCAAAGAGTGTCTGGAATATGAACTGGTCTGCAAGACAGATGAGTATGAA GTACGACACTACAGCCCGACTCGCTGGGTGTCAACAGATGCTGAAGCCTATTTTATGGGTGTAGGTGCAGCCATGGCTTTCAGGAGACTTTTCCAGTACATCACCGGAGCCAACGAAGGAG GTTTTCAGATGGATATGACTGCACCTGTGCTGGTTAAGATTCCAGAGGAAACCAAGATGTGGGAGCCAGCTATCTACACTCTAAACTTCCCACTACCTGCAGCCTATCAGGACAAACCTCCCAGCCCCACCAATGACAAG CTGTATTTCACTGAGATGCCAGAGATGGATGTGTATGTGCGGAGTTACGGAGGCTGGATGCTGTCAGTCACCTCCAGGCTTCATGCTCACCTGCTGACTAAAGAGCTGGAGAGAGTGCGAGCTTCTTACAACCACAGTTACCACTATGGAGTCGGCTATGACAG tccCTTGAAGCTGTTAAACAGGCACAATGAGGTGTGGTATGTATCCGAAGGGGAGCCAGTTTGCACCGACCCACAGGAACCAACTCCTGCACACACGCCCCGGCCCACTCCAACTGGTTTATCCACAGACTCTCAGTCTAACCCTCTCCCAGACACACTCTCTGATTTGCCTTCTCTCCCTGACACACGCTCTGATTCGCCTTCTCTCCCAGACACACTCTCTGATTCGCCTTCTCTCCCAGACACACTCTCTGATTCGCTATCACTCACTCCTTCTAATGTGTCCTCAAATACAACATTCAACTCTTCACAGCTGCCTTCTGCTGCACCGTCTGTTCCTCCATCTAAAGCTCCAGTCAGTCTTCCATCCGACCTGCCCGCTGAGGTCACCTTCAGCCAGCCTCCCCCTTCTGCCCAGAGTTCACTTGACCCAACAACCAACTCCTCCGATCCTCTTTCTGTGAGCCCGTCGCTGGAGCCACAGGCTGATGCTGGTGTGTGGAACATCACAGCCCACAGCTCTGTAGACACACGAGCTGAGCATAACGTTGAGGCTGATTCAGATGACACCCAATAG